In Priestia megaterium NBRC 15308 = ATCC 14581, the following proteins share a genomic window:
- a CDS encoding cold-shock protein has protein sequence MEQGKVKWFNAEKGFGFIERENGDDVFVHFSAIQSEGFKSLDEGQAVTFDVEQGQRGPQASNVQKA, from the coding sequence ATGGAACAAGGTAAAGTAAAATGGTTTAACGCAGAAAAAGGTTTTGGATTCATCGAACGCGAAAACGGAGACGATGTATTTGTACATTTCTCAGCAATCCAAAGCGAAGGCTTCAAATCTTTAGACGAAGGTCAAGCAGTTACATTTGACGTAGAACAAGGTCAACGCGGCCCTCAAGCTTCTAACGTTCAAAAAGCGTAA
- a CDS encoding cold-shock protein, translating to MEQGTVKWFNADKGFGFIEIEGGDDVFVHFSSIQGEGFKSLEEGQKVTFDIEQGQRGAQAANVHKVA from the coding sequence ATGGAACAAGGTACAGTGAAATGGTTTAATGCAGACAAAGGCTTCGGCTTTATCGAAATTGAAGGCGGAGACGATGTATTCGTACATTTCAGCTCTATTCAAGGTGAAGGCTTTAAATCATTAGAAGAAGGTCAAAAAGTAACGTTTGACATCGAACAAGGCCAACGTGGAGCACAAGCTGCTAACGTTCATAAAGTAGCATAA
- a CDS encoding DUF1456 family protein, whose protein sequence is MDNNDILIRLRYALDLKNTEMVEIFNLGGVDVTKEDVLKILTRTPDEEDEDAIHADEHISCSNNMLDSFLNGFITFKRGEQDPKPGQAPPAPVQSNQNMYNVLLKKVKIALSLTSEEMLEVFDDGGIRVSKAELGALLRKKGHKNYKPCKENFARKFLRGLTVQYRG, encoded by the coding sequence ATGGATAATAACGATATTTTAATTAGATTACGATATGCCTTGGATTTAAAAAACACAGAAATGGTAGAGATCTTTAATCTTGGCGGAGTAGACGTAACAAAAGAAGACGTATTAAAGATCCTTACGAGAACACCGGACGAAGAGGACGAGGATGCAATTCATGCGGACGAACACATCTCGTGCAGTAACAATATGTTAGATTCTTTTTTAAACGGTTTTATTACCTTTAAAAGAGGAGAACAAGACCCTAAACCAGGGCAAGCACCTCCAGCGCCGGTTCAAAGCAATCAAAATATGTATAACGTCTTATTAAAGAAAGTAAAAATTGCTTTGTCCCTAACCAGTGAAGAGATGTTAGAAGTATTCGACGACGGTGGCATACGTGTATCTAAAGCAGAATTAGGTGCTTTATTACGAAAAAAAGGCCACAAAAATTACAAACCGTGCAAAGAGAATTTTGCTCGAAAATTCCTAAGAGGCTTAACCGTACAATATAGAGGATAA
- a CDS encoding ring-cleaving dioxygenase — MELLGLHHVSILTGKAEKNYQFFTKVLGMRLVKKTVNQDNTQSYHLFYADGEGTPGTEVTFFDIPGLARTHQGASDISTVSLRVKSTDSLHFWKERFEQYGVEYEEIAKRANRDTLAFKDYEGTRLLLVADNGEKGVRAGVPWKCEDIPLEHAIIGLGPVTLTVVTPEPTVDVLTNIMGFRYAGSYPSLAGDHRDILVYATGEGGSGAEVHIETRPDLPKVRLGRGGVHHVAFRVPNEEEYNKWAARLNENSLPNSGKVERYYFKALYFREPNGILFELSTDTPGFATDEPLETMGQTLALPPFLEPKRKEIEEKLRPLDLDETL, encoded by the coding sequence ATGGAATTGTTAGGGTTGCATCATGTATCTATTTTGACGGGGAAAGCTGAGAAAAACTATCAGTTTTTCACCAAAGTTTTAGGCATGCGATTAGTAAAAAAAACGGTGAATCAAGATAACACTCAGTCTTACCACTTGTTTTATGCAGATGGAGAAGGGACGCCAGGAACGGAAGTAACGTTTTTTGATATTCCGGGACTTGCAAGAACGCATCAAGGTGCATCTGACATTTCGACTGTTTCGCTTCGCGTTAAAAGTACGGATTCTTTACATTTTTGGAAAGAGCGCTTTGAGCAGTACGGAGTGGAATATGAAGAAATAGCTAAACGAGCTAATCGTGATACGTTAGCATTTAAAGATTATGAAGGTACACGTTTGCTTCTTGTCGCGGACAACGGTGAAAAAGGGGTAAGAGCAGGCGTGCCGTGGAAGTGCGAAGACATTCCGTTAGAACATGCGATTATCGGCTTAGGACCGGTCACGCTAACGGTGGTTACGCCAGAACCAACTGTTGACGTACTGACAAATATTATGGGATTTCGCTACGCGGGTTCTTATCCATCTCTTGCAGGAGATCATAGAGATATTTTGGTTTATGCAACAGGTGAAGGCGGAAGCGGAGCCGAAGTTCATATTGAAACGAGACCCGATTTGCCGAAAGTTCGCTTAGGGCGCGGTGGCGTTCATCACGTTGCATTCCGTGTTCCAAATGAAGAAGAATACAATAAGTGGGCAGCTCGATTAAATGAAAACAGTCTGCCGAATTCCGGTAAAGTAGAACGATACTATTTCAAAGCACTTTATTTCAGAGAACCAAACGGCATTTTATTTGAATTATCAACGGACACACCTGGATTTGCGACCGATGAACCGCTTGAAACGATGGGCCAAACATTAGCCCTGCCGCCATTTTTAGAGCCGAAGCGCAAAGAAATCGAAGAAAAGTTGAGACCCCTAGATTTGGATGAAACGCTATAG
- a CDS encoding MFS transporter, with protein MKFNKKKINVVDIDKAKKSVFATGVGNAMEWFDFGLYSYLAVIISQNFFSAVENDQLKLVFTFATFAIAFLMRPLGGVIFGRIGDKLGRKVVLTTTIILMAFSTLLIGLLPTYDQIGIWAPILLLIARIIQGFSTGGEYAGAMVYIAESSPDNKRNVLGSGLEIGTLVGYILASLLASLLFFILSDKQMASWGWRIPFLLGLPLGLIGFYLRRSLGETPIFENELSNEDEVEEESFLSILKNHKKDVFVCFVAVAFFNITNYMLLSYMPSYLNEIIGLSNTVGTVLITAVMILMVPLALMFGKLSDKIGNKKVFLIGLGGLSLLSAFSFYLINLNGLVFVSIGILILGVLLATYEGTMPGTLPTMFYTDIRYRTLAITFNVSVSIFGGTTPLVATWLVHATGNHLAPAFYLTIVSIIGFFVILFLFANTAGKSLKGSYPTVASKSEYNEAVENPKDSLWWHTEQTEK; from the coding sequence ATGAAGTTTAATAAGAAAAAAATTAACGTCGTAGATATTGACAAAGCTAAAAAAAGCGTCTTTGCTACAGGAGTAGGAAACGCGATGGAATGGTTTGACTTTGGCTTGTATTCATATTTAGCCGTAATTATTAGTCAAAACTTTTTTAGCGCAGTTGAAAATGATCAGCTCAAATTAGTGTTCACATTTGCCACATTTGCGATTGCCTTTTTAATGCGTCCATTAGGCGGTGTTATATTCGGTAGAATTGGGGACAAGTTAGGAAGGAAAGTCGTTTTAACCACCACCATTATTTTAATGGCCTTTTCCACATTACTCATTGGGTTGTTACCTACATATGATCAAATCGGTATATGGGCACCCATCCTTTTATTAATTGCACGAATCATTCAAGGTTTTTCAACTGGTGGTGAATATGCCGGTGCGATGGTGTATATTGCAGAATCGTCTCCAGACAATAAGCGAAATGTGCTTGGAAGTGGACTAGAAATCGGTACACTTGTTGGCTATATTCTTGCTTCACTGCTAGCTAGCTTACTATTTTTTATTCTGTCGGATAAACAAATGGCCTCATGGGGCTGGAGAATTCCCTTCTTATTAGGATTGCCTTTAGGACTTATTGGTTTTTATTTACGAAGAAGTTTAGGGGAAACACCTATTTTTGAAAATGAACTTTCCAACGAAGACGAAGTCGAAGAAGAAAGCTTCCTCTCTATTTTAAAAAATCACAAAAAAGATGTGTTTGTTTGTTTCGTAGCCGTGGCTTTCTTTAACATTACAAACTATATGCTATTATCGTACATGCCTTCTTATTTGAATGAAATTATTGGTTTATCAAACACAGTTGGTACGGTATTAATTACGGCAGTTATGATTTTAATGGTGCCGCTTGCTCTTATGTTTGGAAAACTGAGCGACAAAATCGGAAACAAGAAAGTTTTCTTAATCGGTTTAGGTGGATTGAGCTTACTGTCAGCCTTTTCGTTCTATTTAATCAACTTAAATGGTTTAGTATTTGTTTCAATCGGTATACTTATTCTAGGTGTTTTACTTGCTACGTATGAAGGAACAATGCCAGGAACGCTGCCAACAATGTTCTACACAGATATTCGCTACCGAACATTAGCGATCACGTTTAATGTTTCAGTTTCTATCTTTGGAGGAACGACGCCATTAGTTGCGACATGGTTAGTTCACGCAACGGGCAATCACTTGGCTCCAGCGTTCTATTTAACGATTGTGAGCATCATTGGATTCTTCGTAATCTTGTTCCTGTTTGCGAACACGGCAGGAAAATCACTCAAAGGTTCATACCCAACAGTTGCTTCTAAATCTGAATACAATGAAGCAGTTGAAAATCCAAAAGATTCATTATGGTGGCACACAGAGCAAACAGAAAAATAA
- a CDS encoding YitT family protein: MNTPKKHHRPKRLKIAFRALMVIIGGIIAAYGLETVLIPNHVSDGGVTGISIVASNLFGLPLGVLIAVINIPFVWLGYQQIGKSFAIFSILGIVSLAVGTSLMHHTPAIIEGDTLLVTVVGGIILGFGMGIALRNGGALDGIDMLAVLLSRKLPFGTSDLILFLNAFVFIFVSLVFGLQGAILSAIAYFIASKVIHIVEVGLSGSKTFQIITSQPALMVETIRDRLGRSATYKEAYGGYSHEKFKEITCVINRLEESKMKEIINEIDPTAFVTVYDVAEVKGGNFRKNNIH; this comes from the coding sequence ATGAACACACCTAAAAAACATCACAGGCCTAAGCGGCTAAAAATTGCTTTCCGAGCGTTAATGGTCATTATCGGAGGAATTATTGCAGCTTACGGCTTAGAAACTGTCTTAATTCCAAATCATGTTTCAGATGGAGGGGTAACAGGCATTAGCATCGTTGCTTCAAACCTATTTGGCTTGCCACTTGGGGTTCTCATTGCCGTTATCAACATTCCTTTTGTATGGTTAGGATATCAACAAATTGGGAAAAGCTTTGCCATATTTTCCATCCTCGGAATTGTCTCATTAGCTGTCGGTACTAGCCTCATGCATCACACTCCAGCAATTATTGAAGGAGATACACTACTCGTAACCGTTGTTGGCGGTATTATCCTCGGGTTTGGAATGGGAATTGCACTTCGTAACGGCGGGGCCTTAGATGGCATCGATATGCTGGCCGTACTGCTTTCTCGAAAATTGCCGTTTGGAACAAGTGATCTTATTTTGTTCTTAAATGCATTTGTATTTATTTTCGTTTCATTAGTATTTGGTCTGCAAGGCGCGATTCTTTCTGCAATTGCATACTTTATTGCATCCAAAGTTATTCACATCGTAGAGGTAGGACTAAGCGGATCGAAAACCTTCCAGATTATCACTTCTCAGCCTGCATTAATGGTAGAGACAATACGTGATCGTTTAGGTCGAAGCGCTACATACAAAGAAGCTTACGGCGGTTATTCTCATGAAAAATTTAAGGAAATCACATGCGTAATCAACCGTTTGGAAGAAAGTAAAATGAAAGAAATCATCAATGAAATTGACCCAACGGCTTTTGTTACGGTATATGACGTAGCGGAAGTTAAAGGCGGTAATTTCAGAAAGAATAATATTCACTAA
- the fbp gene encoding fructose-1,6-bisphosphatase encodes MNTKYLDLLAQKYDTEEKVVTEIINLEAILHLPKGTEHFVSDLHGEYQAFQHVLRNGSGNVKEKIKDLFKNVLSDKEINEFATLVYYPEEKLPLIKAQFRNKKELYQWYTEIIDRMLNLISYASSKYTRSKLRKALPDQFVYIIEELLYKTDEFTNKEQYYTKIVQQIISLGQADKLIIGLAYTTQRLVVDHLHVVGDIYDRGPEPDKIMDTLINYHSVDIQWGNHDVLWLGAFAGSKVCLANIIRICARYDNLDIIEDVYGINLRPLLNLAEKYYDDNPAFRPKVSSSDKLSDHERLQITKIHQAIAMIQFKLESPIIKRRPFFNMSERLLLEKIDYDKNEITIYGNTYQLENSCFATINPAQPDQLLEEEEQVMERLLLSVQHSEKLARHMKFLMKKGSLYLKYNGNLLIHGCIPLDEEGNMEKMTIEDKTYAGRNLLDVFEHYLQEAFAHPEETDDLATDMVWYLWTGEYSSLFGKRAMTTFERYFISDKATHKEKKNPYYYLRENEEVCRNILEEFKLNPDHGHIINGHTPVKEIEGENPVKANGKMIVIDGGFSKAYQSTTGIAGYTLLYNSYGMQLVAHKHFNSKEEILLEGTDVLSVKRLVDKELERKMVLETNVGEELLKEISILKDLRKYRYS; translated from the coding sequence TTGAACACAAAATACCTAGATTTACTTGCACAAAAGTATGATACGGAAGAAAAAGTGGTAACCGAAATTATTAACCTTGAAGCTATTCTTCATCTGCCAAAGGGGACCGAACATTTTGTCAGTGATTTACACGGCGAATATCAAGCCTTTCAGCACGTGCTGCGAAACGGTTCGGGAAATGTAAAAGAGAAAATCAAAGACCTTTTTAAAAATGTATTATCAGACAAAGAAATCAATGAATTTGCGACATTAGTGTATTATCCTGAAGAAAAATTACCGTTGATTAAAGCGCAGTTTCGAAACAAAAAGGAACTCTATCAATGGTATACAGAAATCATTGATCGTATGCTTAATCTCATTTCGTACGCTTCTTCTAAATACACGCGTTCTAAACTGCGTAAAGCATTGCCGGATCAATTTGTGTACATTATTGAAGAGCTGCTATATAAAACGGATGAATTTACAAATAAAGAACAGTACTATACAAAGATTGTTCAGCAGATTATTTCTCTGGGACAAGCCGATAAGCTTATTATAGGACTTGCTTATACGACGCAAAGATTGGTTGTGGACCATCTGCACGTAGTAGGGGATATTTATGACCGTGGACCTGAACCGGATAAAATTATGGATACGCTGATTAACTATCACTCCGTTGATATTCAGTGGGGAAATCACGATGTGCTATGGCTAGGGGCTTTTGCGGGTTCGAAAGTGTGTCTTGCCAATATTATTCGTATCTGCGCGAGATACGACAATCTAGATATTATTGAAGACGTATATGGCATTAACCTGAGACCCCTGCTTAACCTGGCGGAGAAATATTATGATGATAATCCTGCTTTTAGACCAAAGGTAAGCTCAAGTGATAAACTATCCGATCACGAGCGACTACAAATTACGAAAATTCATCAGGCTATTGCGATGATTCAGTTCAAGCTTGAAAGTCCGATTATAAAAAGACGTCCTTTCTTTAATATGTCAGAAAGGCTGTTGCTTGAAAAAATTGATTATGATAAAAATGAAATTACGATATACGGAAACACGTATCAGCTAGAAAACAGCTGCTTTGCAACGATTAATCCGGCGCAGCCTGATCAGCTATTAGAAGAAGAAGAGCAGGTAATGGAAAGACTGCTGCTTTCTGTGCAGCATTCGGAAAAGCTGGCGAGACATATGAAGTTTCTGATGAAAAAAGGCAGCCTTTATTTAAAATACAACGGAAACTTATTAATACACGGCTGCATTCCTTTAGATGAAGAAGGAAACATGGAAAAAATGACGATAGAAGATAAAACGTATGCGGGACGCAACTTGCTTGATGTGTTTGAACATTATTTACAAGAGGCTTTTGCACATCCTGAAGAAACGGATGATTTGGCAACAGATATGGTCTGGTACCTATGGACAGGGGAATATTCATCACTTTTCGGGAAACGCGCAATGACGACGTTTGAACGATATTTTATCAGTGATAAAGCAACGCATAAAGAAAAAAAGAATCCGTATTACTACTTACGGGAAAATGAAGAAGTCTGCCGAAACATTCTGGAAGAATTTAAGCTGAATCCGGATCATGGTCATATCATTAATGGTCATACGCCAGTCAAAGAAATTGAAGGAGAAAACCCAGTCAAAGCAAATGGAAAGATGATTGTTATTGACGGCGGTTTTTCAAAAGCGTATCAGTCTACAACAGGGATTGCTGGCTATACATTATTATATAATTCTTACGGTATGCAGCTAGTCGCTCATAAACACTTTAATTCAAAAGAAGAGATTTTATTAGAAGGAACGGACGTTTTATCCGTAAAGCGATTGGTTGATAAAGAACTAGAAAGAAAAATGGTTTTAGAAACAAACGTCGGAGAAGAATTGTTAAAAGAAATTTCGATTTTAAAAGATTTAAGAAAATATCGCTATAGTTAA
- a CDS encoding alpha/beta fold hydrolase — protein MTVSALEQAKVELPNGETVNYRMKKGGKEVLLLIHGNMNSSLNWDVLMNELPEHITAYAIDLRGFGDSTYHTPIHTIKDLSDDVKLFADALKLSAFTISGWSLGGAVAMQYVIDHPNDAKNLILLSSVNIKGYPIPRRTFLELPIPNNFIQTKEEVKEAFRMVENAKETKNTWFLKMMLRQFLYTKNKPSADQFEKYLEGTIKQRNLIDINYALMRFNISNDFNGVVEGTGEVEKIMIPTMVIQGDEDKMVSTRDASDIAKGIGENATLKIMKGVGHCPLLDDLSSLMDLYNANLSRA, from the coding sequence ATGACCGTATCTGCTTTAGAACAAGCAAAAGTAGAATTACCGAATGGAGAAACAGTAAATTACCGAATGAAAAAAGGCGGAAAAGAGGTACTTTTGTTAATTCACGGAAACATGAATTCTTCCCTTAACTGGGATGTGTTAATGAATGAACTTCCAGAACATATCACAGCTTATGCGATCGATTTAAGAGGATTTGGAGACTCCACTTATCATACACCTATCCACACAATCAAAGACTTATCAGATGATGTCAAACTGTTTGCGGATGCTTTAAAGTTGTCTGCTTTTACAATAAGCGGGTGGTCATTAGGAGGAGCAGTTGCTATGCAATATGTGATTGATCATCCGAATGATGCCAAAAATTTAATTCTCTTAAGCTCCGTCAACATTAAAGGCTACCCCATTCCAAGAAGAACGTTCCTAGAACTGCCTATTCCTAACAACTTTATACAAACCAAAGAAGAAGTAAAAGAAGCATTTAGAATGGTAGAAAACGCAAAAGAAACAAAAAACACATGGTTTTTAAAAATGATGCTGCGACAATTTTTATATACAAAAAATAAGCCGTCTGCTGATCAATTTGAAAAATATTTAGAAGGAACGATCAAGCAGCGAAATTTAATTGATATCAATTACGCACTCATGAGATTTAATATTTCAAACGATTTTAATGGTGTTGTGGAAGGGACAGGAGAGGTGGAAAAAATTATGATTCCTACTATGGTTATTCAAGGCGATGAAGATAAGATGGTTTCCACAAGAGATGCATCTGACATCGCGAAAGGCATAGGGGAAAACGCGACGTTAAAAATTATGAAAGGCGTAGGCCACTGCCCGTTGTTAGATGATTTAAGCAGTTTAATGGACTTATACAACGCTAATTTAAGCAGGGCTTAG
- a CDS encoding FMN-binding negative transcriptional regulator, giving the protein MYIPKYFKVNEEQIMYEFIEDNGFATLFSYHNEKPYATHLPLMLNRKEKALYGHFARPNLQWKDAENQEILVVFQGPHCYISPSWYETNQAVPTWNYEAVHVYGTMKVIEEPTELLGLLRKMVEKYESPSSTYTLDDVDPAYMNGLSKGIIGFKIDISKMEGKQKISQNHSVERQQLVIEKLEQTSRENETKIAELMKQNVQRVLKK; this is encoded by the coding sequence ATGTATATTCCAAAGTATTTTAAAGTGAATGAGGAACAAATAATGTATGAATTTATTGAAGACAATGGATTTGCCACTTTGTTTTCGTATCATAATGAAAAGCCTTATGCTACTCATTTGCCCCTGATGTTAAACCGGAAAGAAAAAGCTTTATACGGACATTTTGCTCGTCCGAATCTGCAGTGGAAAGATGCTGAAAATCAAGAAATTTTGGTTGTTTTTCAAGGGCCTCACTGTTATATTTCACCGTCTTGGTATGAAACGAATCAAGCTGTACCAACATGGAATTATGAAGCTGTTCACGTGTATGGCACCATGAAAGTGATTGAAGAACCAACAGAACTGCTTGGGCTGCTGAGGAAGATGGTGGAGAAATATGAAAGCCCGAGCAGTACATATACACTAGATGACGTTGATCCTGCTTATATGAATGGTTTAAGCAAAGGAATCATTGGGTTTAAAATCGACATCAGCAAAATGGAAGGCAAACAAAAGATAAGTCAAAATCATTCAGTCGAAAGACAGCAGTTAGTCATAGAAAAATTAGAGCAGACGTCTCGTGAAAATGAAACAAAAATTGCGGAGCTGATGAAGCAAAATGTGCAGCGCGTGCTTAAGAAGTAA
- a CDS encoding CBO0543 family protein, translating into MTPNQQEYLKKIHSIQENLAKTWAEYWQQYSTPGSWQFWVTLGAFILPLVILYFLIDRKKAFHLGFYGFNVHVWFHYSDTAGVYNGLWTYPYQINTIIPVSFSLDASLIPVSFMLLYQWTINHHKNYYVYATVLCLFFAFIFKPLLTGIGFFQLHEWATYGYLFVFYLGVILLSKWITNLFLYFEKQH; encoded by the coding sequence TTGACACCAAACCAACAGGAATATCTAAAAAAAATACATAGCATACAAGAAAATCTAGCCAAAACGTGGGCTGAATATTGGCAGCAATACTCCACTCCAGGCTCTTGGCAGTTTTGGGTTACCTTGGGGGCTTTCATTTTACCTTTAGTCATTCTCTATTTTTTAATTGATCGAAAAAAAGCCTTTCACTTAGGGTTTTATGGATTTAACGTACACGTTTGGTTTCACTATAGCGACACCGCTGGAGTTTATAACGGGCTGTGGACGTATCCTTACCAAATCAACACAATCATACCCGTAAGCTTTAGCCTAGATGCTTCGCTTATTCCTGTCTCTTTTATGCTTCTTTATCAATGGACAATTAACCATCATAAAAATTACTATGTATATGCAACTGTTCTTTGTTTGTTTTTTGCTTTTATTTTCAAACCTCTATTAACAGGGATTGGCTTTTTCCAGCTGCATGAATGGGCTACTTACGGTTATTTATTTGTATTTTATCTGGGTGTGATACTGCTATCAAAATGGATTACCAATCTGTTTCTTTATTTTGAAAAACAGCATTAA
- a CDS encoding ECF transporter S component — MNSTYSPRESTKIKALSMHALFIALTFVATMFINIKLPIMGNGGLIHLGNVPLFIAAFIYGKKTGAIAGAFGMGLFDLISGWTAWAPFTFIIVGAMGFLAGLISEKAPGKRALVNTLAVVAALIVKIVGYYFAEVILYGNWIVPLGSIPGNVMQVVIAGIIVVPLVGRLKNRAVQI, encoded by the coding sequence ATGAATTCAACATACTCACCCAGAGAATCAACCAAAATTAAAGCTTTATCTATGCATGCACTTTTTATCGCACTGACGTTTGTAGCGACAATGTTTATCAACATCAAGCTTCCAATCATGGGTAACGGAGGCCTCATCCATTTAGGCAACGTTCCTCTTTTTATAGCAGCCTTTATTTACGGCAAAAAGACAGGAGCCATCGCCGGGGCTTTTGGAATGGGGTTATTCGACCTCATCTCCGGCTGGACAGCATGGGCGCCGTTTACGTTTATTATCGTAGGGGCAATGGGCTTTTTAGCAGGTCTTATATCTGAAAAAGCACCTGGTAAAAGAGCACTTGTGAACACACTGGCAGTTGTTGCTGCGCTGATTGTAAAAATCGTGGGCTACTATTTTGCCGAAGTGATTCTTTACGGTAACTGGATCGTTCCGCTTGGCTCTATACCGGGGAATGTGATGCAAGTTGTTATTGCTGGCATCATCGTCGTTCCGCTTGTAGGACGCTTAAAAAACAGAGCTGTACAGATTTAA
- a CDS encoding M48 family metallopeptidase, with translation MIHTFSNQSIHYEIRYKNRSSFAIKVDGYGTVEVLAPKGTSTEQVRMLLENNWTLIQQKINEMKDRTHGPQKKVYEPGERFLYVGKNYPIQIHHDSTITKDSVVFEANTLQIYVNQHDNEAIKQALKRFYYQQCKALVTKSISSYQKHFKTKPRSISISDSKKAWGTCDSKRQLTFNWRLAMAPQHVIDYVVVHEMCHMVHMNHDRSFWRLVGKIMPDYREQENWLEMSSWEMTV, from the coding sequence ATGATACACACTTTTTCAAATCAGAGTATTCATTATGAAATACGATATAAAAACCGAAGTTCTTTTGCAATCAAAGTAGACGGATACGGAACGGTCGAAGTCCTTGCTCCTAAAGGAACCTCTACTGAACAAGTACGGATGTTATTAGAGAACAACTGGACATTGATTCAGCAAAAAATAAACGAAATGAAAGATAGAACGCATGGACCACAGAAAAAAGTCTATGAACCCGGAGAACGCTTTTTGTATGTAGGAAAAAACTATCCGATACAGATTCATCACGATTCGACCATTACAAAGGATTCTGTAGTGTTTGAAGCGAACACGCTTCAGATTTATGTCAATCAACACGACAATGAAGCGATAAAACAAGCGCTCAAACGCTTTTACTATCAACAATGTAAAGCGCTAGTAACCAAGAGTATCTCCTCCTATCAAAAACATTTTAAAACAAAGCCGCGCTCCATTTCGATTTCCGATAGCAAAAAAGCGTGGGGCACGTGTGATTCCAAGCGTCAGCTAACCTTTAACTGGCGGCTGGCAATGGCACCGCAGCACGTCATTGATTACGTAGTCGTTCATGAAATGTGCCACATGGTTCATATGAATCACGACCGGTCGTTTTGGCGTCTTGTCGGTAAAATCATGCCCGATTATCGTGAACAAGAGAACTGGCTGGAAATGTCGAGCTGGGAAATGACAGTGTAG